A single Symbiobacterium thermophilum IAM 14863 DNA region contains:
- a CDS encoding sigma-70 family RNA polymerase sigma factor gives MRYRREGPPTHRPEVLEAYSDEQRLVLRAQRDPEAFGELYDMHFDRIYAYIHRKTGDRQVAEDLTADTFLKALAHIQHYRYTGQPFAAWLYRIAANVVIDYYRVHRPTVQLDEGLSAAGVGPEPEEAALALDDRQAVSRALQALSPDQQDVVLMRFAGDMKLKDIAAAMGKTEGAVKALLFRALNTLRRKLSESGVQP, from the coding sequence GTGCGGTACCGACGGGAGGGACCGCCTACGCATCGCCCAGAGGTATTGGAGGCGTACAGCGACGAGCAACGCCTGGTCCTGCGGGCCCAGCGCGATCCCGAAGCCTTCGGGGAGCTGTACGATATGCATTTCGATCGTATCTATGCATATATACATCGGAAAACCGGGGATCGGCAGGTGGCGGAGGACCTGACCGCCGATACCTTCCTCAAAGCGCTCGCCCATATTCAGCACTACCGGTACACAGGGCAGCCGTTTGCGGCCTGGCTCTACCGCATCGCCGCCAACGTGGTCATCGACTACTACCGGGTCCACCGGCCCACCGTGCAACTGGATGAGGGGCTGTCGGCGGCGGGGGTCGGCCCGGAACCCGAGGAGGCCGCGCTGGCCCTGGACGACCGGCAGGCGGTGAGCCGGGCGCTGCAGGCGCTCTCCCCCGACCAGCAGGACGTGGTCCTGATGCGGTTTGCCGGGGATATGAAGTTGAAGGACATCGCAGCGGCCATGGGCAAGACCGAGGGGGCCGTCAAGGCGCTCCTGTTCCGGGCCCTGAACACGCTGCGGAGGAAGCTGAGCGAAAGCGGGGTGCAGCCGTGA
- a CDS encoding SIR2 family protein, producing the protein MDLYLFGAGASAAEGAPATRDLFPMAYRALGPRFDPQVEEVWEFLGAVFQRPVTGPDTFRYLPALDEVISLVDWSLHVDQGLGPDYDPPRLYRIRQALEHLVCSVLERARGRQRPDDGPHARFARALASRAPDSYALVSLNYDTLLDDALRAAGLTPDYALDPGKSGGPLLLKLHGSLNWVHCPACDQIAVLREPVAHQLTRAAGLACGRCGSRRLAGVVISPTWLKRYSPGRLTRVFEQALEAVRRARRIVIIGYSLPPADVAVHHLLRRGLLTRAHPEPPAVEVITRSPSEQLLDRFRRLFGPGVAFDCTGFRGQT; encoded by the coding sequence ATGGATCTCTATCTGTTCGGCGCCGGCGCCTCCGCGGCCGAGGGCGCGCCGGCCACGCGCGACCTGTTTCCGATGGCCTATCGGGCGCTGGGCCCCCGGTTCGACCCGCAGGTGGAAGAGGTCTGGGAGTTCCTCGGGGCGGTGTTCCAGCGCCCGGTGACCGGACCGGATACGTTTCGGTACCTGCCCGCGCTGGACGAGGTGATCAGCCTGGTCGACTGGTCGCTGCACGTGGACCAGGGGCTGGGGCCGGACTACGACCCGCCGCGGCTCTACCGCATCCGCCAGGCCCTGGAGCACCTGGTCTGCAGCGTGCTGGAGCGAGCGCGCGGCCGGCAGCGGCCGGACGACGGGCCGCACGCCCGGTTCGCCCGGGCCCTGGCGTCCCGGGCCCCGGACAGCTACGCCCTGGTGTCGCTCAACTACGACACGCTGCTGGACGACGCGCTCCGGGCGGCGGGGCTGACGCCCGACTACGCCCTGGATCCCGGGAAGAGCGGAGGTCCGCTGCTCTTGAAACTGCACGGGTCGCTCAACTGGGTCCACTGCCCCGCCTGCGATCAGATCGCCGTGCTCCGGGAGCCGGTGGCCCACCAGCTCACCCGTGCCGCCGGCCTTGCCTGCGGCCGGTGCGGCAGCCGCCGCCTGGCCGGGGTGGTGATCTCGCCCACATGGTTGAAGCGCTATTCCCCCGGCCGGCTCACCCGGGTGTTCGAGCAGGCCCTGGAGGCGGTGCGGCGGGCCCGGCGCATCGTCATCATCGGCTACTCGCTGCCGCCGGCGGACGTCGCGGTGCACCACCTGCTCCGGCGGGGTCTGCTGACCCGGGCCCACCCCGAGCCTCCGGCCGTGGAGGTGATCACCAGGAGCCCGTCCGAGCAGCTGCTGGACCGGTTCCGTCGGCTCTTCGGCCCCGGAGTGGCGTTCGACTGCACCGGCTTCCGGGGTCAGACCTGA
- the sucD gene encoding succinate--CoA ligase subunit alpha, whose protein sequence is MAVIIDRNTRAIVQGITGSQGQFHTGQMLAFGTNIVGGVNFKKAGQQVQGVPVFATVHEAVEKTGANASVMFVPAPGVKDAAFEAIHAGIKVLVLIPEHVPTQETMEIMAYAKRHGVRVIGPNTFGIISPGEKCKLGIMPNHIYKPGPVGIVARSGTLSYEIAFNLSNAGLGQTTVIGMGGDRVIGTNFVDALELFNADPATEAIVMVGEIGGIQEELAAEYIKQHVRKPVVAYLAGKSAPPGKRMGHAGAIIEGNRGTYQSKVEALTAAGVKVAALPWEIVDLVREALK, encoded by the coding sequence ATGGCGGTCATCATCGACAGGAACACGCGTGCAATCGTTCAGGGCATCACAGGTTCGCAGGGCCAGTTCCACACCGGCCAGATGCTGGCCTTCGGCACCAACATCGTCGGCGGCGTGAACTTCAAGAAGGCGGGCCAGCAGGTCCAGGGCGTGCCGGTGTTCGCCACGGTCCACGAGGCCGTGGAGAAGACCGGGGCCAACGCTTCGGTGATGTTCGTGCCCGCGCCCGGCGTGAAGGACGCCGCTTTCGAGGCCATCCACGCGGGCATCAAGGTGCTGGTGCTCATCCCCGAGCACGTGCCGACGCAGGAGACCATGGAGATCATGGCCTACGCCAAGCGGCACGGCGTGCGCGTCATCGGCCCCAATACCTTCGGCATCATCTCGCCCGGCGAGAAGTGCAAGCTGGGGATCATGCCGAACCACATCTACAAGCCCGGTCCCGTGGGCATCGTGGCCCGCTCGGGAACCCTGTCCTATGAGATTGCCTTCAACCTCTCCAACGCCGGTCTGGGCCAGACCACGGTCATCGGCATGGGCGGCGACCGGGTGATCGGCACCAACTTCGTCGACGCCCTGGAGCTGTTCAACGCCGACCCCGCCACCGAGGCGATCGTCATGGTCGGCGAGATCGGCGGCATCCAGGAGGAGCTGGCCGCGGAGTACATCAAGCAGCACGTGCGCAAGCCGGTGGTGGCCTACCTGGCCGGCAAGTCGGCGCCCCCCGGGAAGCGCATGGGTCACGCGGGCGCCATCATCGAGGGCAACCGGGGCACGTACCAGTCCAAGGTGGAGGCCCTCACCGCCGCGGGCGTCAAGGTTGCCGCCCTGCCGTGGGAGATCGTCGACCTGGTGCGCGAGGCGCTGAAGTAG